A window of Patagioenas fasciata isolate bPatFas1 chromosome 5, bPatFas1.hap1, whole genome shotgun sequence contains these coding sequences:
- the TSSC4 gene encoding U5 small nuclear ribonucleoprotein TSSC4 yields MGDQDAGEPFLGIVPGGATDYEGVLPSDTVSLSDSDDLGLADEAEVDTISPEEPSVDDGDHRSRAIPDSSNSSQRSPVQPFHLRGMSSTFSLRSQSIFDCLEEAAKLSVPSMPEDNVVDGRFKRPLPPATGSSNTVPESLGKQAKPVQAPKTTPAVPDYVAHPERWTKYSLDGVSESSDKTNRAVAMEFLEGLKKRGEKQSSAAQDIYTPYFNQDPSSCGAGRIVFTKPTKRAVDGLEKKTSALEDDKKHVTADLKGKSLKKTDDLREEDKIELGHLNSASGKATEEDECMTAGDLNTDDKLSARFSGAGEEPRVETVGFHCSKKKNRKNFRPKVDDEGEEEES; encoded by the coding sequence ATGGGAGATCAGGATGCAGGTGAACCCTTTCTGGGAATAGTGCCTGGTGGTGCCACAGACTATGAAGGAGTTCTGCCTTCAGACACAGTGTCACTCAGCGATTCTGATGATTTGGGCTTAGCAGATGAAGCAGAAGTTGATACAATATCTCCAGAGGAGCCATCTGTAGATGATGGGGATCACAGATCAAGGGCGATCCCTGACTCCTCAAACAGCAGTCAAAGATCTCCTGTCCAGCCATTCCATCTGAGGGGTATGAGTTCTACGTTCTCCCTCCGTAGCCAGAGCATTTTTGATTGCCTGGAAGAGGCGGCCAAGTTATCTGTGCCCTCAATGCCTGAAGATAATGTAGTTGATGGAAGGTTTAAACGTCCATTGCCTCCAGCCACAGGGTCAAGTAACACGGTTCCAGAAAGCCTGGGCAAGCAGGCCAAGCCAGTGCAGGCTCCCAAAACTACTCCTGCAGTGCCTGACTATGTTGCACACCCAGAGCGCTGGACCAAATACAGCTTGGATGGAGTATCAGAATCTAGCGACAAGACTAACAGAGCAGTGGCCATGGAATTTCTAGAGGGTTTgaagaaaagaggggagaaaCAAAGCTCAGCTGCCCAAGATATCTACACCCCATACTTCAACCAGGACCCTTCCAGCTGTGGAGCTGGGAGGATTGTCTTCACCAAACCTACAAAAAGGGCTGTTGATGGACTGGAAAAGAAAACATCAGCATTGGAGGATGACAAGAAACATGTGACAGCAGATCTGAAAGGAAAATCTCTTAAGAAGACTGATGACTTGAGGGAAGAGGATAAGATAGAACTGGGGCACCTAAATAGTGCAAGTGGAAAGGCAACAGAAGAGGACGAGTGCATGACAGCAGGGGACCTGAATACAGACGATAAGCTTAGTGCAAGGTTTAGTGGTGCAGGTGAAGAGCCACGGGTGGAAACAGTTGGATTCCATtgcagtaagaagaaaaataggaaaaatttcCGACCTAAAGTAGATgatgaaggggaggaggaagaatccTAA